A genomic segment from Paramixta manurensis encodes:
- a CDS encoding argininosuccinate synthase, translating to MQTQGIKKIVLAYSGGLDTSAIIPWLKENYGGCEVVAFVADIGQDRSDLEGVEKKALQSGASECHVVDLREEFIRDYVYPVLQTGALYEGTYLLGTSMARPIIAKAQVELALKVGADALCHGATGKGNDQVRFETTYTALAPQLKVVAPWREWNLRSREALLDYLKERNIPTTASLEKIYSRDENAWHISTEGGVLESPWNAPNKDCWVWTVDPQEAPDTPEQVTISVEKGLVVAVNGEALSPFGCLEKLNVIGAKHGIGRIDIVENRLVGIKSRGCYETPGGTIMVNALRAVEQLVLDRDSFKWREQLGLEMSYVVYDGRWFAPLRKSLQAAAASLAEEVNGEVVLQLYKGQVTAIQKKSPNSLYSEEFATFGEDEVYDHRHAGGFIRLFSLSSRIRALNEKK from the coding sequence ATGCAAACTCAAGGCATAAAAAAAATCGTTCTGGCTTATTCCGGCGGTCTGGATACGTCGGCCATCATCCCATGGTTAAAAGAGAACTATGGCGGTTGCGAAGTGGTGGCGTTCGTGGCGGATATCGGCCAGGACCGTAGCGATTTGGAAGGCGTAGAGAAAAAGGCGCTTCAGTCTGGCGCATCCGAATGTCATGTCGTCGATCTGCGTGAAGAGTTTATCCGTGATTACGTTTATCCGGTGCTGCAAACCGGCGCGCTGTATGAAGGCACCTATTTGCTCGGCACCTCAATGGCGCGTCCGATTATCGCCAAAGCACAGGTAGAACTGGCATTAAAAGTGGGTGCAGATGCGCTATGCCACGGAGCTACGGGTAAAGGGAATGATCAGGTGCGTTTTGAAACCACCTATACCGCGTTAGCGCCGCAGCTAAAAGTGGTGGCGCCGTGGCGTGAATGGAATCTGCGTTCGCGTGAAGCGCTGCTGGATTATCTGAAAGAACGTAATATCCCGACCACTGCGTCGTTGGAAAAGATCTACAGCCGTGATGAGAACGCCTGGCATATCTCTACCGAAGGCGGCGTGCTGGAAAGCCCGTGGAATGCGCCGAATAAAGATTGCTGGGTATGGACGGTTGATCCGCAAGAAGCGCCGGATACGCCAGAGCAGGTGACGATCAGCGTAGAGAAAGGACTGGTAGTCGCGGTAAACGGCGAAGCGTTGAGCCCGTTTGGTTGCCTGGAGAAGCTGAACGTTATTGGGGCGAAACACGGCATTGGTCGTATTGATATCGTAGAAAACCGCTTAGTGGGGATTAAATCGCGCGGCTGTTACGAAACCCCAGGCGGCACGATTATGGTCAACGCACTACGTGCCGTTGAGCAATTAGTGTTAGATCGCGATAGCTTCAAATGGCGCGAACAATTGGGTTTGGAAATGTCTTATGTGGTCTACGATGGGCGCTGGTTCGCTCCGCTGCGTAAGTCATTGCAGGCTGCCGCAGCGTCACTGGCGGAAGAGGTGAATGGCGAAGTGGTGTTACAACTCTATAAAGGGCAGGTGACCGCGATTCAGAAAAAATCGCCGAATAGCCTCTACTCGGAAGAGTTTGCCACCTTTGGCGAGGATGAAGTGTACGACCATCGTCACGCGGGCGGCTTTATTCGTCTGTTCTCGCTCTCTTCACGCATCCGCGCATTGAACGAGAAAAAGTGA